The uncultured Bacteroides sp. genome includes the window AAATGGACAAAATAATAGGATTAGGCAATGCCCTTGTAGACGTGCTTGCCACCCTAAACGATGATACAATTCTTGCTGAAATGGAATTACCCAAAGGCAGCATGCAGCTTATTGATGATACTAAATTACAGATGATTAACGAACGCTTTAGTCGGATGAAAACCCATCTGGCTACTGGTGGCTGTACCGGCAATGCTATTCTCGGTCTGGCTTGTCTGGGTGCTGATACGGGTTTCATAGGTAAAGTAGGCAATGATACTTATGGCGATTTTTATAGAGAAAATTTACTCAAGAACGGAATAGAGCAAAAATTACTGACTTGTAGTCTTCCTTCCGGGGTTGCCTCTACTTTTATTTCTCCTGACGGAGAACGGACATTTGGCACTTATCTTGGTGCTGCTTCTACTCTAATGGCCGAAGATCTCTCTCTGGATATGTTCAAAGGCTATACTTATTTTCTTATTGAAGGATACCTTGTACAAAATCATGATATGATTTTGCGTGGCATTGAATTGGCCAAAGAAGCCGGTTTGCAGATTTGCCTTGATATGGCAAGCTATAATATTGTAGAGAATGATCTTGATTTTTTCTCTCTATTGGTTAACAGGTATGTTGATATTCTGTTTGCTAATGAGGAAGAAGCCAAAGCTTTTACCGGGAAAGAACCGGAGGAGGCGTTGGCAATAATAGCTAAGATGTGTAGCATCGCTGTCGTTAAATTAGGTGCTCGCGGATCTTATGTGCGTAAAGGCACAGAAGAGGTGAGAGTCACCGCATTGCCTGTTGCTAAGGTCATTGATACAACGGGTGCCGGAGATTATTTTGCCGCTGGCTTTTTATATGGACTGACTTGTGGTTATTCACTGGAGAAATGTGCTAAAATAGGTTCGGTTCTTTCAGGAAATGTTATTCAGATTATAGGAACGACCCTATCTAAAGCTCAGTGGGATGAAATAAAGTTAAATATTAGTGAGATTTTATAGAAGTTGAGTGGTTTAATCGTTAATTTGTTCAATCGCATTTTATCCTGATCTTATGTGGGTTGCGGTTTTATAATCAACACATTAATTCTATTATGAAAAGATTTTTAAATAGACGTACTATTCTTTTGCTGATAGTTGTTCTGGCTGTTGGGGTGTTCTTCGGCTTCAGAAGCAGTGACAATCGCAATTTCCAGTTGGCTAAGAATATGGAGATATTCAATGCTATCGTTAAAGAACTTGATATGTTTTATGTAGATACGATAGACCCCAATAAAACGGTTCGCGAAGGAATCGACGACATGTTGATGTCTCTGGACCCGTATACCAATTATTTTCCTGAAGAAGATCAGAGTGAATTGGAACAAATGATTAATGGCTCTTATGGAGGCATCGGTTCTGTTATCACTTACGATCAAAAACGGAAGCGATCTCTGATTGCAGAACCTTATGAAGGAATGCCTGCTGCACAGGCGGGATTGAAAGTTGGGGATGTGTTGATGGAAATAGACGGTAAAGATTTGGCCGGTAAAAACAGCACGGAAGTGAGCGAAATGCTTAAAGGGCAGGCGGGCACTAGTTTTGCTCTTACAGTAGAGCGTCCGGGTGTTAAGAAACCGCTTCTTTTCAATATCGTGCGTAAATCGATTCAGTTGCCTACTGTTCCATATTATGGCTTAGCAAGTAATAAAGTGGGCTATATAAACCTGAGTAGTTTTTCCGGTAATCCCTCCAAAGAATTTAAACAAGCTTTTCTGGATTTGAAGAAGAATAAAGGAATTTCTTCGCTTGTGATTGACTTACGTGGCAACGGAGGAGGTTTACTCGATGAGGCTGTAGAAATAGCGAATTTCTTTGTGCCTCGTGGAAAAACAATCGTTGTTACAAAAGGAAAAATTAAGCAGGCCAGCAATACTTATAAAACTCTCAGAGAGCCTTTGGATACGGAAATTCCTATTGTGGTACTTGTAAATAGCGGTACAGCCTCTTCTTCCGAAATATTGGCCGGTTCCCTGCAAGATCTTGATCGGGCTGTTATTATTGGTAACCGTACTTTCGGAAAAGGCTTGGTTCAGGTTCCTCGTTCGTTGCCTTATGGAGGGACATTGAAAGTAACTACTTCTAAATACTATATACCTAGTGGGAGGTGTGTTCAGGCTATTGATTATAAACATAGGAATGAAGATGGCAGCGTGGCTCGTATGCCGGATAGCCTGACTACGGTGTTTCATACGGCAGACGGACGTGAAGTGCGCGATGGTGGCGGAATTACACCCGATATAGAAATGGAACAAAAGAAATTACCTAATATTCTTTTCTATTTGATGAATGATAATCTTATCTTTAACTATGCAACCAGTTATTGCTTAAAGCACCCTACAATAGCTTCGCCGGATAAATTTACTTTAACGGATAATGATTATGCTGATTTTAAAACAATGGTAGGGACTTCGGATTTTAAATACGATCAACAAAGCGAGAAAGTGTTTAAAGCATTGAAGGAAGCTGCCGAGTTTGAAGGCTATATGGATGGAGCTTCTGCCGAGTTCAAGGCTTTAGAAAAGAAGCTGACTCATAATCTGGATCGTGATTTAGATTATTTCTCTAAAGACATTAAGAACATGATATCTGTGGAAATCGTTAAGCGATACTATTATCAAAAGGGCAGTATTATACAGCAATTAAAAGATGATGATGATTTGCAACAGGCTATCAAGGTATTGAATAATCCGGCAAAATACAAAGAGATTCTAACTCCGTCTAAGAAATAGAATATGCAATAAATAGCTTACGAACTACTGATAAATAAAAGATCGATGAAAAAGTTAATTATTTTATGTGGTTTTTTCTTGTTGAGTTTTTACGCGCTGGCACAAGGAGAATATGAAAAGAAAGTATTTATATCTTCTGCCGGTGATTCGTTGAACTATAGGTTGCTTCGTCCTGAGGTTCTGAAGTCGGGAAAGAAATATCCCGTAGTATTGTTTTTGCACGGTTCGGGCGAACGTGGCAATGATAATGAGAAGCAACTTACGCATGGTTGCCGAATGTTTCAAAATCCGGTGAACAGAGAGAAATATCCGGCTTTTGTATTATGTCCTCAGTGTCCATTGACCGGCTATTGGGGATATTCTTCACGTCCCGTATCTTTTCTGCCTTCAGAAATGCCGGCTTCAACAGAAGAATTGACTCCTGTTTTTCGTAGCGTGAAAGAGTTGCTCGATACTTATCTTGCTATGCCTCAGGTAGATAAGAGTCGTATTTATATTATCGGACTTTCAATGGGAGGAATGGGAACGTATGATTTGGTCTGTCGTTTTCCTGAAATATTTGCGGCGGCAGTACCTATTTGCGGTACGGTAAATCCATTGCGACTGAAAAGTGCGAAAAACGTTAGTTTCCGTATCTTTCATGGTGACAGCGACGATGTTGTTCCGGTTGAAGGCTCTCGTGAAGCATATAAGGCATTAAAAGCCTGCGGAGCTAAGGTAGAATATATAGAGTTTCCCGGTTGCAATCATGGAAGTTGGAACCCGGCTTTCAATTATCCCGATTTTATGAGTTGGCTCTTTAGCCAAAG containing:
- a CDS encoding adenosine kinase, with translation MDKIIGLGNALVDVLATLNDDTILAEMELPKGSMQLIDDTKLQMINERFSRMKTHLATGGCTGNAILGLACLGADTGFIGKVGNDTYGDFYRENLLKNGIEQKLLTCSLPSGVASTFISPDGERTFGTYLGAASTLMAEDLSLDMFKGYTYFLIEGYLVQNHDMILRGIELAKEAGLQICLDMASYNIVENDLDFFSLLVNRYVDILFANEEEAKAFTGKEPEEALAIIAKMCSIAVVKLGARGSYVRKGTEEVRVTALPVAKVIDTTGAGDYFAAGFLYGLTCGYSLEKCAKIGSVLSGNVIQIIGTTLSKAQWDEIKLNISEIL
- a CDS encoding S41 family peptidase — protein: MKRFLNRRTILLLIVVLAVGVFFGFRSSDNRNFQLAKNMEIFNAIVKELDMFYVDTIDPNKTVREGIDDMLMSLDPYTNYFPEEDQSELEQMINGSYGGIGSVITYDQKRKRSLIAEPYEGMPAAQAGLKVGDVLMEIDGKDLAGKNSTEVSEMLKGQAGTSFALTVERPGVKKPLLFNIVRKSIQLPTVPYYGLASNKVGYINLSSFSGNPSKEFKQAFLDLKKNKGISSLVIDLRGNGGGLLDEAVEIANFFVPRGKTIVVTKGKIKQASNTYKTLREPLDTEIPIVVLVNSGTASSSEILAGSLQDLDRAVIIGNRTFGKGLVQVPRSLPYGGTLKVTTSKYYIPSGRCVQAIDYKHRNEDGSVARMPDSLTTVFHTADGREVRDGGGITPDIEMEQKKLPNILFYLMNDNLIFNYATSYCLKHPTIASPDKFTLTDNDYADFKTMVGTSDFKYDQQSEKVFKALKEAAEFEGYMDGASAEFKALEKKLTHNLDRDLDYFSKDIKNMISVEIVKRYYYQKGSIIQQLKDDDDLQQAIKVLNNPAKYKEILTPSKK
- a CDS encoding prolyl oligopeptidase family serine peptidase, whose product is MKKLIILCGFFLLSFYALAQGEYEKKVFISSAGDSLNYRLLRPEVLKSGKKYPVVLFLHGSGERGNDNEKQLTHGCRMFQNPVNREKYPAFVLCPQCPLTGYWGYSSRPVSFLPSEMPASTEELTPVFRSVKELLDTYLAMPQVDKSRIYIIGLSMGGMGTYDLVCRFPEIFAAAVPICGTVNPLRLKSAKNVSFRIFHGDSDDVVPVEGSREAYKALKACGAKVEYIEFPGCNHGSWNPAFNYPDFMSWLFSQRKK